A single window of Oncorhynchus clarkii lewisi isolate Uvic-CL-2024 chromosome 10, UVic_Ocla_1.0, whole genome shotgun sequence DNA harbors:
- the LOC139418889 gene encoding complexin-1-like: MNFVMKAAMGGGPPDVGKMMGGDKEEPDPDAEKKEEERQEALRQQEEERKDKYAKMEVERESMRQGIRDKYGIKKREEAEAEAQAAMEQSAEGSLTRPKSSVPKGCGDDDDEEESIMDTVMKYLPGPLQDMLKK, encoded by the exons ATGAATTTTGTAATGAAGGCAGCTATGGGAG GGGGGCCACCTGATGTGGGCAAGATGATGGGAGGAGACAAAGAGGAGCCCGACCCCGATGCAGAgaagaaagaggaagaaagaCAAGAGGCTCTgaggcagcaggaggaggagaggaaagacaaATATGCAAAGATGGAGGTGGAAAGGGAGTCAATGCGACAAGGCATCAGAGACAAG TACGGAATTaagaagagggaggaggctgAGGCCGAGGCCCAGGCTGCTATGGAGCAGTCTGCAGAGGGCAGTCTGACCCGTCCCAAATCGTCCGTGCCCAAGGGCTGCGGAGACGATGATGACGAAGAGGAAAGCATCATGGACACGGTCATGAAATACCTCCCTGGTCCTCTCCAAGACATGTTGAAGAAGTAG